The region GCGTCGCTCTAAGCATAGATGCTTTTATACGCTCTGTGTTATTTGCTGAAATTTCATAAAGATAAGCGGTATTTCGAAGTGCCTTTTCCGGATTTGAACTTAGAAGTACGGTAGATGTTTCGTTAAAAACCTTGTCATATTTTGAACTCTGAGAATAACATAAGTCACTAAAAATTAAAAATACAAAAAGAAAAAAAATAGATTTTAGGCGCATAAAAATATAAGAAAAGCAAGCTTTACAGCATATTGCTGTTTGCTTGTGTAATCAATTAATGAGTTTAAAAATTCTTTTTAGACAAAAAACTAAATACTAAAACAGTTTAGCTCTTTCATCTTCATTTTAATAGTAGATTAAAGACTTGGGGATCCTTATAATAATTTAAAATGTTCTTGATTAAACTTAGAATGATAACTAAAAAATACAAACCATACCTATATTCTAATACAAAACTCAGTGTAAAAATTACACTTTGCTTTTTGCAAATTTAAAACATCAACTATACATTTGCTACATAAATTCAATTTAAAATTTCAAAAAAATACATTTCGAAGTTAATAATCATATTTAGTATTTTTTCTTCAAAATTGAGATGATTTATTTTTTTATAACATGGCAAAAAGCAGTTTTATTTCAATTTTCAACTGTCAATAATCTATGATTTGATCGGGAAAAAATAGTATTTTGTAGGAGTAAGTTGAAATATAAAAGCACTTCGAAAATTAAAGACTTTGTTATAAATGCTAAAATAAGTTATGCTATGGATCTATTAAAGATTCATGATTTTCTAAAACTTCCGAACGATATCAGCAGGACGAGCATTTTTTTGAGTTTGTCTCGTTTCCTGCTTCACAATTTGAACAAATATTTTCATTAATTTCAATATTCTATTTAATATAAGATTCAACAACAATTTCCCAAGTATCGAAACTGCTGTCATGCTTATATCCAATTTCGCACATTTCTGCTACCCATTTACTTAATGATTCATGCATCATTCTGACTTCTGTTGTTCTTCCGGAAATTACAAAGGCACTTTTATTATGAGGAGCCACTTTATTTTTTACGATATAACCAATATTTTGCAATTCTATTTGTAATGCTTCTGCTTTTAAAAGAGAATCCGAGTAAAAAAAGTAATCGATTTTCAGTTCATCTTCTTCTTCAATTTCAGCATCCCTAAGACTCACTAGAGATTCTGTAGCAAGCCTGTAATGCTTAACTAAATTTGCATTAAAATCATTTTCAGAAACTAATCTTTTCTCTTTTTTGGGCTTTAGGAAATTTAATATACTCATTTGTAAGGCTTATTATTTTGATTACTTTAACAAACATATATAAATCGTATATCACATTAAAGCAGATAATAAAAACTTAACATTAAAGCTTTTAGCTGTCCCATAAACTCATTCTACAATGGCTAATTTTAATGTGTTTTATTTAATGGTTATCTAATTATAAACTTAAAAATTCTTATCCTCCTTTAAGCGTTCTTTAAATAAAGTCCTTTTTGCAAATCAATTTACGCTAACTTATTGGCATCAGCAAGCCAATTGTAAGTTTCGTCCTGTGCCCTACTTGGAGTTATATGATCTTCTATTTCCACTTCACTACCGCCTTCGCTGTTTATTGTTCTTTTTTTGGTATTATCTTCTAATTGCAATTGAATAATTTTATTTATTTCTTCAATATGTTTTTCATCGTACACAGGAAAAGCCACTTCTATTCTTCTGTTTAAATTTCGGCTTAACATATCTGCAGAAGATAAATAGATTTTTTCGTGTCCGTTATTGGCAAATTTATAGATTCTGGAATGCTCTAAAAACATATCGACAATGCGATAGATTTTTATGTTTTGTGATACTTTTTTAATTCCCGGTAAAAGCGTACATATTCCGCGGACTATTAACGTAACTTCGACACCAGCTCTATCGGCTTCAATAAGTTTATCAATAATATCCTTTTCATCCAGTCCGTTTACTTTTAAAAATATAGATGCCGGTTTATCTGCTTTTTTATTTTTTATTTCTGCATCCATTAGTTCCAGCAATTTTTCCTTCATATTAAAACCGGCAGCTAGGATATGCTTTGGATCTGTGCCTTTTTTCTTGGTTTTTAAAAAGGAAAATATCTTTTTTAAATCATTGGTATACGCCGTTTCTGCGGTAAAAAAACCAAAATCTGAATAGATATTTGCTGTACTTTCATTGAAATTTCCTGTTGACAAATAGGCATAATTCTTTTTATTGCCGTACTTGTCTTTCATTGTAATCATGGCCGCTTTGGCATGTACTTTTAAATTAGGAAGACTCTGGATGATTTTAATACCTGCGTTTTTCATTTCTTTAGACCAGTACAAATTATTATGTTCATCAAAACGCGCTTTTACCTCAACAAAAACGGTTACTTTTTTGCCATTTTTTGCAGCGCTGATTAAAGCATTTGCAATTAAGGATTGAGAAGATATAAGATATAATGTAATTTTAATTTCCGTAACATTTTTATTTATTGCGGCCTGATTAAAAAACTGAAGCACATAATAATAGGATTGATATGGAAAATGAAGCAGTTGGTTTTGTTTTTTTATGACATCAAAAATCGATGTTTTGTTTTCAAAAGGCAGATGGGGAAGATTTGGATAATTTGCTCCCTGCAATTTTGGTTTTACAGGATTTGGAAATTTGAATAAATCAAAAAAGTTATGATGACTTCCTCCTTTTATCATTTCACTTTTGTAAAGTTTGAATGCTTTTTTACAGATTGAAAAAGAATCTGCATCCATATTAGAATCGTATAAAAATCTTGTAGCAGTACCTTTTTTACGCTCTTCGACTTTTGCTTCAATTTTGGCAATTAAATCGCCTGAAGTTTCGTCTTCAATTAAATAATTTTCATCCCGGTTTAATTTTATGGCATTGCACGAAATGATTTTATCCGCAGGAAATATCAATGATAAACAATTTCTGATTATCGTATCAATCGAAATAATATACTGTCTGTTTTCTATACTTTCCAGCTGCTTAAAACGTTCCAGTTTATCTGAAGGAATATTTAAATAAGCAAAATTATAATTGCCCTTAGTATCTTTTAATTTTACCAAAAAATATAAACTTCTGTTATTTAAAAAATAAGTTTTGGGCTGATTTACTGTAATATAAACAACTTGTATATAAGACAGAATAATACTTTTGAAATAATATTCAATCTCTGTTAAGTGTGCTGGCAGCAATTCCTGATATTCATAATAAATAATATCATTTAGCGCCAATTCAGTCAAAATGGAATAACTCCATATTTTTCCAAATCTGTTTTGTTGTCGGTTTACTTCTTTTAAAACATCTTCTAAGAGATCACTGTTTTTCTTCGTCTTCTTTTTCTGCAGTTTATTTATTTTGACTCTGAAAAACTCATCCAGATTGGAAGAATGGATGGCCAAAAATTTGATCCGGTCATATACTGCATTATTTAAGTCTTCGGCTTCATCCAAAATACAGTTGTTGAAAGAAAGCCACGAGATTTCCGAAGGAATAAGATGGTTATGCACGTTTTAGGTTTTGATGGTTAAAGCTGAATTAACAATACTAACTTCGTAAATTTAAGTCATTAATTTTTCTTCACTGCATCATAAATTCAAGCAATTAACCAAAAAATAATCTCTTGCTAACATATCATAATATTATCTCATTTATTTATGATGTCATATGCATCAAAGATTATAATTAAAGTTAAAAAATTGAAAAGTTACAGAAATAAAAAACCTCCAAGTCTAAGACTTGAAGGCTGTTTTTATGAAAATTTAAATCAACACTTAAATATTCAAATTTAACAACGGTGGATTTTTTCGCATTTCAGAAAGCAGTTTTCGGTTTCCTTTGTTCACCGCTGTTCGTACTCTTTTTTTCTTTCCCTCATATTCCTTAATACATCTTTCGAGTTCGCCGTACAGCTTGCTATATTTCTCGTATAACTTTTCCAGCGATTCCATGCCTTCCCGGATTTCTGATTCCTGAGATTCTTCCAGTACATATGAAAATACCGAAGACATCTCGTCAAATTTATCAAAGGCTGCAGCAATAATCCGGTGCTCTCTGGAATTTATTCCATTCATTATCAAATCTTCTTATTAAGTTAATTAATCAAAACGCTATTTTAAATTTAATTTTTGCAATACTTTTTCAGGATAGTCTGTAATAATTCCGTCAACCTGAAGCTGTATCATATTATCAATTGCTTTATCATCATTAACAGTCCACGGAATGATTTTCATCTTCATCAATCGAAGTGAATCGACTGCCGTTTGGTTGAGCAATTTATAATGCGGACTGTAGATTTCCGGCTTAAAATCAAGCAATAAAAGATTTTCTGAGATACTGCTTTCTCCAACCAGATAAGCAATTTTTGTTTTAGGATATCTTTTATGCATTACATTTAATACGGTGGGATCAAAAGACTGTATATTGATCTTTTGCTCAATGCCTTTTTCTTTAATAATCTTCATTACCAAATCCGTAAAAGCTTCCGGTTCCGGTTGTCTTTTTCCGTAATCTGATTTTTCAGATTTGATTTCGATATTGTATCGAACTGATTTTAGATTGTTTTTGGCGATAAATCCTTCTACATTATCAATTACTTCTGAAAGTAAAGGCTTGTATGTTTTTTGTTTTTGCTGCATCGGAAAAGCATTATTTCCTCTCGAACCTCCATCAAACTTTCTAATGCTGTCATAGGTCATTTCATAAAGGTTATAACTCTTTTCTTTATCTTTTGAAATTGGCTTTCCTTCGGTATCAATCATGTATTGCGACGACATAAAAGGTTCGTGAGAAACCACTACTTTCTGATCTTTAGAAATCACGACGTCCAATTCTACAACATCTGCACCTTTTTTTACAGCACTAAGAAACGCAGGAATCGAATTCTCAGGAAAATTGCCACGATCTCCTCGATGTCCCTGAACTTCAATCGTTCTTTTTGCTGTAATTGCTTTTTGATTTCCGCAAGAATATGTTGCTGATACTGCAATTAATACACAAAATATCTTTTTGATTTTTAGCATTTTATTTCACTTTATCGATTCTGTAAGTGGTATTTGACGAATGCGTTTTACCAAACATATCTGTTGCTTTAATTTCGATAGTATGTTCTCCAATAGCAAGATCAGAAGGAATATTTCCTCTCCAAACGTGCGTGCTTTTTTCAGGATCTGACGAACGTTTTCCCGGCATTAACACCTCAGACAATTCCCATTCGTAAACCAATTCTACGTAAGATGGATCCTGTACTTCTACATATTCCATTTCTTTCCATTCTCCCTGATCTACTCGATACACGACTTTATCTTTTTTACTTCCCATGAAAAAATTGGCAAATACCCCGGATTTGGTACGTTTTGCCTTGGCTACCACTTTTGGAGCGAAAACTTTCATTTGATAATTTTCCGGTTTTCCCGCTACTTTATAATCAACGGTATATTTATTTCCATTAAAATGAATGAAAGCATACCCTTTTGGAGTTCCATCTCTCATAACCGAAATTGGAATTCCCTTCTCATCCAGTTTTCCGGAATACCAGTCGCCTGATGTGGTTCCTATATTATAATGATGATGCGGAGTTTCTTGTAACCAGCCGTCTTTCTTTTCGAAAAAATCTTGTCTTTGTAAATGAGTATGTGCCGAAACGGAAAGTGTATTTGGGAAATCTTTCAACAATTCAAATAACTTTTGACGGTCTTCATCTCTGAAAGAATCGTCTTTACTGTCCGGTTCGCTTATCGGAATATGGAAAGCCAGAACAATCAAATTGTCTTTTGGAACCGTTTTAAGATCATTTGCTATAAACTGCATTTGCTCTTCAGTAAATCCTCCCCAATAACCTTCATGATCTCTTGGGTCTGGATATAAAACATCATCCATCACAATAAAATGCACTTTCCCATAATTGAAAGCATAGTTAGCTGGGCCAAAATGAGCTTCGTACGTTTCATCTGCCAATTTATCTTCTTTGGCGTCAAAATTTAAATCATGATTTCCTAAAAGATTGTACCACGGAATTCCAACTTTTTTTACTGCCTGAATATACGGATTGAATAAACTAAGGTCATTTCCCACCAAATCTCCCATACTTAATCCAAACGGAATATTTTTAATACCTTCGACTTCGGCAACAATTCCTCTTGTAAAAAAATCAACTTCTTCTAAAGTATAGGGCTGTGGATCGCCAAAAACAAGGGCCGTAAAATCATTGGTTTCTTTCTGCGGAAGCAATCCGAAATCTACAGATTCCGGTAATTTTCCTGTTGGAGCAACTCCATCAAATTTCCCTTTAGGAGAACCCGCTGGTTTATGATTATAGAAAAACTGAGGCAGATTATCTTTATTAACCTGAATCTTGTACCCCGAAGGTTTGATTACAGCAATTATTGCATCGCTTTGCAGTGGCAGTTCGTAGTTTCCTTTTTTATCAGTTAAAACTACTTCACGTCCATTGGTTACGGCAACATTTGCAATTCCTTTTTCTTTTTTTTCTTTTTTACCGTTTTGATTTAAATCTTCAAATACGATTCCCTTTACGCTTGTCTGTGCTGTTAAAACCCCGCAAAACAATAATGCGCTGTATATAAATGTCTTTTTCATTTCTTACTATTTTATTTATCCCACCAAACTTTCGTATTGATATTATCGCCTCCAACCATTTCAACTGCTTTATGATAGTTTTCAGTGTTTTTAATCTGCTGATTGTCTGGATAAGTGAATCTTGACGGCATAACTCCATTGTTTAACATTGCAGTAGTCGTAGGCAATACAGGCAATCCTGTTCTACGGTATTCAAACCATTGCTGATAATCTGTAAAATATAAAGCGTAGTATTTCTGCAGCATGATTCTTTCCAAAGTTCCATCATACTGTGCTTCTGGTTTACTAAAATAAGTCGTTGGAGTTGTCGCTTTTAGTTGCTCGATTCCTGCTCTCACTCCTTTTTCGTAATGTCCCGCGGCATCTGTAATAAGACCTCGCTGTGCTAATTCGGCTTTAATAAATTCAACTTCAGCATACGTTAAAAGAAAAATCTGCATTGGATTTTGCACCTGTGTGTTCAAAAGTGTCGAAGCATTATATTTGAACTGAGAATCAGAACCGGCATAAGCGCTTGTAATTCCTTTAAATCCGATTGGCGCATTGGTAACCAAAGCTGTTGCTCCAGTTGCAATTATAGCTCTTCTCGGATCTTCAAGCGTATTTAGATTGTCAATAAAGAAAGAAGCCATTTTGATGTTCAAATTAAAATCCTGTGGTCTTCCCCACGGAGAAACATTTGGCGAAACACCTGTTACTTTCAAAATAGCGCTTTCGGCAGTATTGGTGAAAACAGGGTAAACCTCAGGATGATCTGCCATATAAGCCAGTTTTGCAAAAGCTCCTGTTTCTGTTCTGTTAGAAACTCTTAACAGCAATCTCATTTTTAAAGAATTGGTAAACTTTTTCCATTTCAGAACATTGTTTTGAAACAAAATATCTTCTGTATAAATCATCGCTTTACTTGTGTCATAAAGCGTATTGGCTCTTTCTAAATCGGCTAAAATTGTTTCATAAATAAACTCCTGCGTATCATACTTTGGATACAAAATGCCATCTTCTCCGCTTACCGCTTCGGTCATCGGAACAGGCCCAAAAAGATCTGTAAGATTAGCATACACCAACGCATTCAGCGTTAATGCCACTGCTTCGTAGTTGCCGTCTCCTGCTTTTACAGAAGCCATTCGCATTTCTCTGATATTATTCAGCCATTTGTAATAATTATTCCAAGCCGAGTTTCCAATATTATTGCTGACATCATAACGATGCAAACCTCCTGAAATACTTGGAAAAGGAAGTGAAACCTGCATTAAATGAAAAGTAACATCTACACTCTGCGATGCATTCTGCGAAGCTATTCCGTAAATAATTGGATTAATTAAAGTGCCCGGACTTATTTCGGTAATAAGATTAGGGTTCTCATTTAGTTCTTCATAACCTCCTGTACAAGAAATTGTAAGCCCTGTAAGCATTAATAATATTGCTGTAATTTTTATCTTTTTCATTGTCTTATTATAAAGTCAAACTTAAATTGAAACCATAAGTAGCCGGTGAAGGCATCTGCCCCATTTCAATACCTGGTAAAATGGTATCTCCGTTTAATGCTGCTGTTTCCGGATCGTAAATTGGGAAATCTGAAACAGTTGCTAAATCTCTTCCGAAAAGTGAAAACTGAACTGACTGAAGTCCTGTATTTTTCAGCCATCTTTTTGGCATAGTATATTGAAGACTTATTTCGCGAAGTTTTCCAAAAGAAGCATCAAAAGAGTTGGATTCGATATTGGCTCTTCGATAATAACGAGTATACCAATCTGCTGTTTTTACTTGTATCGTATTGGGAGAATAAGAACCGTCTGCATTTTGAACTACACCTTCGCCAATGATAAAGCCGGTTTCCCTGCCCAAATTATTTGAATTCAATTTTCCTTGCTCAGAAAGTTTGTGATGTGTCTGCGAATAAATAATTCCTCCATACTGACCGTCTAAAGTAACATTCATAGTGAAGTTTCCGATTGAAAAACTATTCACCCAACCCGCTTTCCATTTTGGACTTGCATCGCCAATGTATTGAATTTCTTCAGGATACGCCGGAAGACCCGCATTATCGTAAACAATCTGACCATCAGGAGAACGTACAAATCCGAAACCGTAAATGGCGCTTGTGGTTCCGCCCACTTTTGCAATGATAGAAGCCGTTCCTCCTGTACCAATAATCTGCTGACCATCAATTCCTTCCGGAAGTTCCATTACTTTATTCCAGTTGCGAGACCAGTTTACAGTTGAATTCCATTTGAATTTTTCACCATCAATAATTTTTCCGCCAAGCGTCAATTCGATGCCTCGGTTTCTGACTTTTCCTCCATTCAAAACCGCACCACTGTAACCTGTTGAAAAATCCATTGGGATATCGATAATTTGATTTTTGGTAACACTCTCATAAATTGTAGCGTCTGCTGTAAGTCGGTTTTTAAGCATTCTAATTTCGAAACCTGTCTCAAAACTTGTTGTAATTTCAGGTTTAAAATGGTCGTTATATAAAACCGTTAAAGTCTGTGCTGAACTTGGAAAGGCACTTTGTCCGTAATATTTTTGGGTTTTATAAGGTTCTGTATCATTTCCTACCTGAGCAAAAGAAAGTCTGTATTTTAAGAAATCAATTGATTTAGGAAGTGAAACTATTTCAGAAATAACCGCACTTGTATTAATCGACGGATAAAAGAAGGAATTGTTTTCAACCGGAAGTGTACTTGTCCAGTCATTTCTTCCTGTAATATCAACAAAAAGCATATCCGCATAAGACATTGATACCAAACCATACAAACTGCTCATTTTTTTGTACGCATCACCTAAAGTCAAAATTGGTGCACTGGAACCATTTGAAAGTTTGTAAACTCCCGGTACAACTAAACCTGTAACTTCGGCTTCTGTTCTTCTGTATTTATAACTCATGGCATTTCCTCCGGCTGAAGCGGCAAGAGAGAATTTATTTCCGAAGTCTTTTTTATAAGAAAGTAAAAAATCAGAGTTGATTTCTTGTTTAAAAACATCTTGTCTTTCATAAAATCCTTTTGCATATCTGTTGATACTATAAGGTCTTTTCTGCTCCCTTGTCTGATTGTAAGTGTTCATAGAAGAGCGAAGCATTAATTCCAGATTTGACGACAAAGTGATGTTGGCAAAAATATTACCTACAATTTGATCACTGTCTAATGTATTAGTCGCTTCATAAGCAATCAAATACGGATTATCTATAAAAGAGCTGAAAGGATGTAACTGCTCGATTTGCTCTTTACCTTTCACCCAAATTGGACGATACCAGTCCAAGTCGATATTGGGCTGTTGAAAAATCATAAAATAAGCGATAGAACCATTGTTGTAACCTGTAGAAGGTAAATTGTCACTATTTCTTGTATTGTAATTTATTGCCGTTCCCAATTTAATTCTGTCAGATACCTGATAATTGGCATTAACAGCAGCAGTAACTCTATCAAAACCTGTATTCGGCATAATCCATTCATTCTTTTGATTTCCAACGGAAAGACGCATAGAACCTTTGTTATCTCCACCCTGAATAGAAATATTATTGTTTAAAGTCACACCCGTTCTCCAGAAA is a window of Flavobacterium crocinum DNA encoding:
- a CDS encoding ribonuclease E inhibitor RraB; the protein is MSILNFLKPKKEKRLVSENDFNANLVKHYRLATESLVSLRDAEIEEEDELKIDYFFYSDSLLKAEALQIELQNIGYIVKNKVAPHNKSAFVISGRTTEVRMMHESLSKWVAEMCEIGYKHDSSFDTWEIVVESYIK
- a CDS encoding SusC/RagA family TonB-linked outer membrane protein → MKNLYLMILLISSFNGFASVQSGKDVQISLNLKDAAITEFFSAVEQKTSFTFLFDEKISGSSQRISIYAEKESLDGVLAKVAAKTGLSFKKLNNTITVTKNLRAQMNVRGKVLDESGMPMPGVTILEKGTKTNTMTDMEGNFSFAVNASAVLVVSYMGYVSQEIQASANPITVVMKLSTSELNEVVVTALGIKREEKRLGFSQQTIKSDNLSQGRPNNWSSGLKGKVAGLSITSTGSGPLNSQQITLRGNRSLSPKGNYALIVVDGVPVNAEMTTSGSSSAYMGEDSPIDYGNGISDLNLDDIDEVTVLKGAGATALYGSRAANGALIITTKSGKKNKGLGISLNTGATFDVIQRWPDYQYTYGQGTGNSPDASGNQYYSYGNSADGTSTSGTSSAWGPAFTGQNFYQYDPTLQGQSAQRLPWQPYRDNRKDFWRTGVTLNNNISIQGGDNKGSMRLSVGNQKNEWIMPNTGFDRVTAAVNANYQVSDRIKLGTAINYNTRNSDNLPSTGYNNGSIAYFMIFQQPNIDLDWYRPIWVKGKEQIEQLHPFSSFIDNPYLIAYEATNTLDSDQIVGNIFANITLSSNLELMLRSSMNTYNQTREQKRPYSINRYAKGFYERQDVFKQEINSDFLLSYKKDFGNKFSLAASAGGNAMSYKYRRTEAEVTGLVVPGVYKLSNGSSAPILTLGDAYKKMSSLYGLVSMSYADMLFVDITGRNDWTSTLPVENNSFFYPSINTSAVISEIVSLPKSIDFLKYRLSFAQVGNDTEPYKTQKYYGQSAFPSSAQTLTVLYNDHFKPEITTSFETGFEIRMLKNRLTADATIYESVTKNQIIDIPMDFSTGYSGAVLNGGKVRNRGIELTLGGKIIDGEKFKWNSTVNWSRNWNKVMELPEGIDGQQIIGTGGTASIIAKVGGTTSAIYGFGFVRSPDGQIVYDNAGLPAYPEEIQYIGDASPKWKAGWVNSFSIGNFTMNVTLDGQYGGIIYSQTHHKLSEQGKLNSNNLGRETGFIIGEGVVQNADGSYSPNTIQVKTADWYTRYYRRANIESNSFDASFGKLREISLQYTMPKRWLKNTGLQSVQFSLFGRDLATVSDFPIYDPETAALNGDTILPGIEMGQMPSPATYGFNLSLTL
- a CDS encoding calcineurin-like phosphoesterase C-terminal domain-containing protein; protein product: MKKTFIYSALLFCGVLTAQTSVKGIVFEDLNQNGKKEKKEKGIANVAVTNGREVVLTDKKGNYELPLQSDAIIAVIKPSGYKIQVNKDNLPQFFYNHKPAGSPKGKFDGVAPTGKLPESVDFGLLPQKETNDFTALVFGDPQPYTLEEVDFFTRGIVAEVEGIKNIPFGLSMGDLVGNDLSLFNPYIQAVKKVGIPWYNLLGNHDLNFDAKEDKLADETYEAHFGPANYAFNYGKVHFIVMDDVLYPDPRDHEGYWGGFTEEQMQFIANDLKTVPKDNLIVLAFHIPISEPDSKDDSFRDEDRQKLFELLKDFPNTLSVSAHTHLQRQDFFEKKDGWLQETPHHHYNIGTTSGDWYSGKLDEKGIPISVMRDGTPKGYAFIHFNGNKYTVDYKVAGKPENYQMKVFAPKVVAKAKRTKSGVFANFFMGSKKDKVVYRVDQGEWKEMEYVEVQDPSYVELVYEWELSEVLMPGKRSSDPEKSTHVWRGNIPSDLAIGEHTIEIKATDMFGKTHSSNTTYRIDKVK
- the ppk1 gene encoding polyphosphate kinase 1, producing the protein MHNHLIPSEISWLSFNNCILDEAEDLNNAVYDRIKFLAIHSSNLDEFFRVKINKLQKKKTKKNSDLLEDVLKEVNRQQNRFGKIWSYSILTELALNDIIYYEYQELLPAHLTEIEYYFKSIILSYIQVVYITVNQPKTYFLNNRSLYFLVKLKDTKGNYNFAYLNIPSDKLERFKQLESIENRQYIISIDTIIRNCLSLIFPADKIISCNAIKLNRDENYLIEDETSGDLIAKIEAKVEERKKGTATRFLYDSNMDADSFSICKKAFKLYKSEMIKGGSHHNFFDLFKFPNPVKPKLQGANYPNLPHLPFENKTSIFDVIKKQNQLLHFPYQSYYYVLQFFNQAAINKNVTEIKITLYLISSQSLIANALISAAKNGKKVTVFVEVKARFDEHNNLYWSKEMKNAGIKIIQSLPNLKVHAKAAMITMKDKYGNKKNYAYLSTGNFNESTANIYSDFGFFTAETAYTNDLKKIFSFLKTKKKGTDPKHILAAGFNMKEKLLELMDAEIKNKKADKPASIFLKVNGLDEKDIIDKLIEADRAGVEVTLIVRGICTLLPGIKKVSQNIKIYRIVDMFLEHSRIYKFANNGHEKIYLSSADMLSRNLNRRIEVAFPVYDEKHIEEINKIIQLQLEDNTKKRTINSEGGSEVEIEDHITPSRAQDETYNWLADANKLA
- a CDS encoding SusD/RagB family nutrient-binding outer membrane lipoprotein; amino-acid sequence: MKKIKITAILLMLTGLTISCTGGYEELNENPNLITEISPGTLINPIIYGIASQNASQSVDVTFHLMQVSLPFPSISGGLHRYDVSNNIGNSAWNNYYKWLNNIREMRMASVKAGDGNYEAVALTLNALVYANLTDLFGPVPMTEAVSGEDGILYPKYDTQEFIYETILADLERANTLYDTSKAMIYTEDILFQNNVLKWKKFTNSLKMRLLLRVSNRTETGAFAKLAYMADHPEVYPVFTNTAESAILKVTGVSPNVSPWGRPQDFNLNIKMASFFIDNLNTLEDPRRAIIATGATALVTNAPIGFKGITSAYAGSDSQFKYNASTLLNTQVQNPMQIFLLTYAEVEFIKAELAQRGLITDAAGHYEKGVRAGIEQLKATTPTTYFSKPEAQYDGTLERIMLQKYYALYFTDYQQWFEYRRTGLPVLPTTTAMLNNGVMPSRFTYPDNQQIKNTENYHKAVEMVGGDNINTKVWWDK
- a CDS encoding glycerophosphodiester phosphodiesterase family protein, whose protein sequence is MLKIKKIFCVLIAVSATYSCGNQKAITAKRTIEVQGHRGDRGNFPENSIPAFLSAVKKGADVVELDVVISKDQKVVVSHEPFMSSQYMIDTEGKPISKDKEKSYNLYEMTYDSIRKFDGGSRGNNAFPMQQKQKTYKPLLSEVIDNVEGFIAKNNLKSVRYNIEIKSEKSDYGKRQPEPEAFTDLVMKIIKEKGIEQKINIQSFDPTVLNVMHKRYPKTKIAYLVGESSISENLLLLDFKPEIYSPHYKLLNQTAVDSLRLMKMKIIPWTVNDDKAIDNMIQLQVDGIITDYPEKVLQKLNLK